One Cucurbita pepo subsp. pepo cultivar mu-cu-16 chromosome LG20, ASM280686v2, whole genome shotgun sequence genomic window carries:
- the LOC111783606 gene encoding alpha carbonic anhydrase 7-like, whose translation MEKLLCSFFFCILLLSFKAQSQEVEDERAFDYESDGIKGPTHWGELRPEWHACKAGLMQSPIDMLHERVEVISHLGDLKINYKPSNATLKNRGHDMMMKWVEGGGFMEVNGMQYKLKQCHWHSPSEHTIDGKKFDLEAHLVHESSNGMVSVIGILYQIGEPDYFLSTIKDHLELVSDSHEEERIIGVIDPTRIKIGSKRYYRYMGSLTVPPCTESVMWTMIHEVRTVTEEQVKLLRVAVHDDSDTNARPLQPIYDRKTQLQRPKESEV comes from the exons ATGGAGAAGCTCttgtgttctttcttcttttgcattcttttgctttcatttAAGGCACAATCCCAAGAAGTTG AGGATGAAAGAGCATTTGATTATGAATCCGATGGAATAAAAGGACCGACTCATTGGGGAGAGCTTCGACCAGAGTGGCATGCATGCAAGGCTGGTTTAATGCAATCTCCCATCGATATGTTGCATGAAAGAGTTGAAGTTATTTCGCATCTTGGAGACCTCAAAATCAACTACAAACCCTCTAATGCCACTCTCAAGAACAGAGGCCATGATATGATG ATGAAATGGGTAGAAGGAGGTGGATTCATGGAAGTAAATGGAATGCAATATAAGCTCAAACAATGTCATTGGCACTCACCTTCTGAGCACACCATTGATGGTAAGAAGTTCGATCTCGAAGCTCACTTGGTCCATGAGAGCTCAAATGGAATGGTGTCTGTAATTGGAATCTTGTATCAGATTGGAGAGCCTGATTATTTCTTATCAACT ATAAAGGATCATTTGGAACTTGTCTCCGATAGCCATGAAGAGGAGAGAATAATCGGAGTGATCGATCCAACTCGGATAAAGATAGGCAGCAAACGATATTATAGATATATGGGCTCGCTTACCGTGCCACCGTGCACTGAAAGTGTAATGTGGACTATGATACATGAG gTGAGGACGGTGACCGAAGAACAAGTGAAACTACTTCGAGTAGCTGTTCATGAT GACTCGGATACTAATGCAAGACCATTGCAACCAATCTATGATCGAAAGACGCAACTCCAAAGGCCTAAGGAAAGTGAAGTTTGA